The Pseudofrankia inefficax genome window below encodes:
- the carB gene encoding carbamoyl-phosphate synthase large subunit — protein MPRRDDLRSVLVIGSGPIVIGQACEFDYSGTQACRVLRAEGLRVVLVNSNPATIMTDPELADATYVEPITPEIVTKIIEKERPDALLATMGGQTALNTAVALYDAGVLDRFGVRLIGANIDAIRRGEDRQLFKEIVATVGGETARSAICVTVEECLAAGEEFSYPVVVRPSYTLGGAGSGFAHDPDELARMASDGLAASPSTQVLVEESVLGWKEFELELMRDRADNVVVVCSIENVDPMGVHTGDSITVAPALTLTDREYQKLRDLAIAVMREVGVDAGGCNIQFAVDPRTGRIVVIEMNPRVSRSSALASKATGFPIAKISAKLALGYTLDEIPNDITRTTPAAFEPTLDYIVVKVPRFAFEKFPGADETLTTHMKSVGEAMGVGRSYAEALQKALRSQERPERVFSFTAPDRKAADLLDEARVPRDGRLKVMQQALLAGATADEVVTATGMDPWFVDQLVFVNEIAAATAAAGPEDTHAVRRAKRAGFSDVQLAEIFGTSELDVRAFRHAHGIRPVFKTVDTCAAEFASATPYHYSAYDEESEVAPGDKPRVIVLGSGPNRIGQGIEFDYACCHAVMALSAAGYETIMVNCNPETVSTDYDTADRLYVEPLTVEDVLEVVHAEQQAGPLAGVIVQLGGQTPLGIAARLEAAGVPIVGTSPAAIDLAEDRGLFGDVLAAAGLPSPPHGVATSYPQAHAIAERIGYPVLVRPSYVLGGRGMEIVYDDEMLRDYIGRATQISPEHPVLVDRFLDDAVEIDVDALFDGEDLYLAGVMEHIEEAGVHSGDSACALPPITLGRSELDRIRASTLAIARGVGVRGLLNVQYALQSDVLYVLEANPRASRTVPFVSKATAVPLAKAAARVMLGATVARLRTEGLLPASGDGATLPLDSHIAVKEAVLPFGRFRDAGGHGVDTVLGPEMKSTGEVMGIDSGFGTAYAKSQAAAYSSLPTSGRVFVSVANRDKRAMIFPIKRLADLGFTVYATEGTAAVLRRNGVKAVVLGKHRAPADGLTDCVDMISSRQLDLVINTPWGVGPRLDGYEIRTACVSAGVPCITTIQAAAACVQGIEALSRGELGVRPLQSYHAELHATWAAATGGTGPRAAGD, from the coding sequence ATGCCGCGGCGCGATGACCTGCGCAGCGTGCTGGTGATCGGCTCCGGTCCGATCGTCATCGGCCAGGCCTGCGAGTTCGACTACTCCGGCACCCAGGCCTGCCGGGTGCTGCGGGCCGAGGGCCTGCGGGTGGTGCTGGTGAACAGCAACCCCGCGACGATCATGACGGACCCGGAGCTGGCCGACGCGACCTACGTCGAGCCGATCACCCCCGAGATCGTCACGAAGATCATCGAGAAGGAGCGCCCGGACGCGCTGCTGGCCACCATGGGCGGTCAGACGGCGTTGAACACCGCGGTCGCGCTCTACGACGCCGGCGTGCTTGACCGGTTCGGCGTGCGGCTGATCGGCGCGAACATCGACGCGATCCGCCGCGGCGAGGACCGGCAGCTGTTCAAGGAGATCGTCGCGACCGTCGGCGGCGAGACCGCCCGCAGCGCGATCTGCGTGACCGTCGAGGAGTGCCTGGCCGCGGGCGAGGAGTTCTCCTACCCGGTGGTCGTGCGGCCGAGCTACACCCTCGGCGGCGCCGGCAGCGGCTTCGCCCACGACCCCGACGAGCTGGCCCGGATGGCCTCCGACGGCCTGGCGGCCTCGCCGTCGACCCAGGTGCTCGTCGAGGAGTCGGTGCTCGGCTGGAAGGAGTTCGAGCTGGAGCTGATGCGCGACCGCGCCGACAACGTGGTCGTCGTCTGCTCGATCGAGAACGTCGACCCGATGGGCGTGCACACCGGCGACTCGATCACCGTCGCGCCGGCGCTGACGCTCACCGACCGGGAGTACCAGAAGCTGCGCGACCTCGCGATCGCGGTCATGCGCGAGGTCGGCGTCGACGCCGGCGGCTGCAACATCCAGTTCGCCGTCGACCCGCGGACCGGGCGGATCGTCGTCATCGAGATGAACCCGCGGGTGTCCCGGTCCAGCGCGCTCGCGTCGAAGGCGACCGGCTTCCCGATCGCGAAGATCTCCGCGAAGCTGGCGCTGGGCTACACCCTCGACGAGATCCCGAACGACATCACCCGCACCACCCCGGCCGCCTTCGAGCCGACGCTGGACTACATCGTCGTCAAGGTGCCGCGGTTCGCGTTCGAGAAGTTCCCCGGCGCGGACGAGACGCTCACGACGCACATGAAGTCCGTCGGCGAGGCGATGGGCGTCGGGCGCAGCTACGCCGAGGCGCTGCAGAAGGCGCTGCGCTCCCAGGAGCGCCCGGAGCGGGTGTTCTCCTTCACGGCCCCGGACCGCAAGGCGGCCGACCTGCTCGACGAGGCCAGGGTGCCGCGCGACGGCCGGCTGAAGGTCATGCAGCAGGCGCTGCTGGCCGGCGCGACCGCCGACGAGGTGGTCACCGCGACCGGCATGGACCCGTGGTTCGTCGACCAGCTGGTCTTCGTCAACGAGATCGCCGCCGCCACCGCGGCCGCCGGCCCTGAGGACACGCACGCGGTGCGGCGGGCCAAGCGGGCCGGCTTCTCCGACGTCCAGCTCGCGGAGATCTTCGGCACGTCCGAGCTGGACGTCCGGGCCTTCCGGCACGCGCACGGCATCCGCCCGGTGTTCAAGACCGTCGACACCTGCGCCGCCGAGTTCGCCTCGGCCACGCCGTACCACTACTCGGCCTACGACGAGGAGAGCGAGGTCGCCCCGGGGGACAAGCCGCGGGTGATCGTGCTCGGCAGCGGGCCGAACCGGATCGGCCAGGGCATCGAGTTCGACTACGCCTGCTGCCACGCCGTCATGGCGCTGTCGGCCGCCGGCTACGAGACCATCATGGTCAACTGCAACCCGGAGACGGTCTCCACCGACTACGACACCGCCGACCGGCTCTACGTAGAGCCGCTGACGGTCGAGGACGTCCTGGAGGTCGTGCACGCCGAGCAGCAGGCGGGGCCGCTCGCCGGGGTGATCGTCCAGCTCGGCGGCCAGACGCCGCTGGGCATCGCCGCCCGGCTGGAGGCCGCCGGGGTGCCGATCGTCGGCACCTCCCCCGCGGCGATCGACCTGGCCGAGGACCGTGGCCTGTTCGGCGACGTGCTGGCCGCGGCCGGCCTGCCGTCCCCGCCGCACGGCGTCGCGACGTCCTACCCGCAGGCGCACGCCATCGCGGAGCGGATCGGCTACCCGGTGCTGGTCCGGCCGAGCTACGTGCTCGGCGGGCGCGGCATGGAGATCGTCTACGACGACGAGATGCTGCGCGACTACATCGGGCGGGCCACCCAGATCTCGCCCGAGCACCCGGTGCTCGTCGACCGGTTCCTCGACGACGCGGTCGAGATCGACGTGGACGCCCTCTTCGACGGCGAGGATCTCTACCTGGCCGGCGTGATGGAGCACATCGAGGAGGCCGGGGTGCACTCCGGCGACTCGGCCTGCGCGCTGCCGCCGATCACGCTGGGCCGTTCCGAGCTGGACCGGATCCGGGCCTCGACGCTCGCGATCGCCCGGGGTGTCGGGGTGCGCGGGCTGCTGAACGTCCAGTACGCGCTGCAGTCCGACGTGCTGTACGTGCTGGAGGCCAACCCGCGGGCGTCGCGAACCGTCCCGTTCGTCTCCAAGGCGACGGCGGTGCCGCTGGCGAAGGCCGCCGCCCGGGTGATGCTCGGTGCGACCGTCGCGCGGCTGCGCACCGAGGGGCTGCTGCCCGCCTCCGGCGACGGCGCCACGCTGCCGCTGGACTCGCACATCGCCGTCAAGGAGGCCGTGCTGCCGTTCGGCCGGTTCCGGGACGCCGGTGGCCACGGCGTGGACACCGTGCTCGGGCCCGAGATGAAGTCCACCGGCGAGGTGATGGGCATCGACAGCGGCTTCGGGACGGCGTACGCGAAGTCGCAGGCGGCGGCGTACTCGTCGTTGCCGACGTCCGGCCGGGTGTTCGTCTCCGTCGCCAACCGGGACAAGCGGGCGATGATCTTCCCGATCAAGCGGCTGGCCGATCTGGGCTTCACCGTCTACGCCACCGAGGGCACCGCCGCCGTGCTGCGCCGCAACGGGGTGAAGGCCGTGGTACTGGGCAAGCACCGGGCCCCGGCGGACGGCCTGACCGACTGCGTCGACATGATCAGCTCCCGGCAGCTCGATCTGGTGATCAACACCCCCTGGGGCGTCGGGCCGCGGCTGGACGGCTACGAGATCCGGACGGCCTGTGTCTCGGCCGGTGTGCCGTGCATCACGACGATCCAGGCGGCCGCGGCCTGCGTCCAGGGCATCGAGGCGCTCTCGCGTGGGGAGCTCGGTGTCCGACCGTTGCAGTCGTACCACGCGGAGCTGCACGCCACCTGGGCCGCGGCCACGGGCGGTACCGGTCCGCGTGCGGCGGGGGACTGA
- the carA gene encoding glutamine-hydrolyzing carbamoyl-phosphate synthase small subunit has protein sequence MTEQGTRAQVGAGVQARPGQPAVLVLEDGRAFAGEAFGAVGETFGEAVFSTGMTGYQETLTDPSYHRQVVVMTAPHIGNTGVNDRDYESERIHVAGYVVREPSRIASNWRSQRDLGGELAEAGVVGISGVDTRALTRHLRERGAMRCGISSLDASAAALLEKVLASPEMLGADLAPAVSTQAPYVVAPRDGERRFRVAALDLGIKRNTPLSMAARGCEVHVLPATATADELLAIEPDGVFFSNGPGDPATADYAVAAATGVLRAGVPLFGICFGNQVLGRALGFGTYKLTYGHRGINQPVKDLATGQIAVTSHNHGFAVDAPRDGSSVDTPFGRVAVSHLALNDDVVEGIACLDVPAFSVQYHPEAAAGPHDASSLFDRFCELMASAGKGGV, from the coding sequence GTGACGGAGCAGGGAACGAGGGCACAGGTGGGAGCAGGAGTTCAGGCCAGGCCAGGGCAGCCGGCGGTGCTGGTCCTGGAGGACGGCCGCGCGTTCGCCGGTGAGGCGTTCGGCGCCGTCGGCGAGACGTTCGGTGAGGCGGTGTTCTCGACCGGGATGACCGGGTACCAGGAGACACTGACCGACCCGTCCTACCACCGGCAGGTCGTGGTGATGACCGCGCCGCACATCGGCAACACCGGGGTCAACGACCGCGACTACGAGTCCGAGCGGATTCACGTCGCCGGGTACGTGGTGCGCGAGCCAAGCCGGATCGCGTCGAACTGGCGCTCGCAGCGCGACCTCGGTGGCGAGCTGGCGGAGGCGGGCGTCGTCGGGATCAGCGGCGTCGACACCCGCGCCCTGACCCGCCACCTGCGCGAGCGCGGCGCGATGCGCTGCGGGATCTCCAGCCTCGACGCGAGCGCCGCGGCGCTGCTGGAGAAGGTGCTGGCGAGCCCGGAGATGCTCGGCGCGGACCTCGCGCCCGCGGTGAGCACCCAGGCCCCGTATGTCGTCGCCCCACGCGACGGCGAGCGGCGGTTCCGCGTCGCGGCGCTCGACCTCGGGATCAAGCGCAACACGCCGCTGTCGATGGCCGCCCGTGGCTGCGAGGTGCACGTCCTGCCGGCGACGGCGACCGCCGACGAGCTGCTGGCGATCGAGCCGGACGGCGTGTTCTTCTCCAACGGCCCGGGCGACCCGGCGACCGCCGACTACGCCGTGGCCGCCGCGACCGGGGTGCTGCGGGCCGGGGTGCCGCTGTTCGGGATCTGCTTCGGTAACCAGGTGCTCGGCCGGGCGCTCGGTTTCGGCACCTACAAGCTGACCTACGGCCACCGCGGCATCAACCAGCCGGTCAAGGACCTCGCGACCGGCCAGATCGCCGTGACCAGCCACAACCACGGCTTCGCGGTCGACGCGCCCAGGGACGGGTCATCCGTCGACACCCCGTTCGGCCGGGTGGCCGTCAGCCACCTCGCGCTGAACGACGACGTCGTCGAGGGCATCGCCTGCCTGGACGTCCCGGCGTTCAGCGTCCAGTACCACCCCGAGGCGGCGGCGGGCCCGCACGACGCCAGCAGCCTGTTCGACCGGTTCTGCGAGCTCATGGCCTCGGCCGGGAAGGGTGGTGTCTGA
- a CDS encoding dihydroorotase, giving the protein MTRTPEAADPRGHDLRGHDLRGHGTWLLRGVRPLGAEPADLLLAGGRIAERGAPGTLDAAGADVVDAGGLYALPGFVDLHTHLREPGREDAETVESGTRAAALGGYTTVFAMANTDPVADTAGVVEQVWRLGRDAGHCEVRPVGAVTEGLAGRRLAELGAMATSAAAVRVFSDDGHCVADPLLMRRALEYVKAFDGVIAQHAEEPRLTEGAQMNEGACSARLGMIGWPAVAEEAVIARDVLLAGHVGSRLHICHVSTAGSVEIIRWAKSKGWRVSAEVTPHHLLLTDELAASYDPVYKVNPPLRTAEDVAALRAGLADGTIDAVATDHAPHAPQDKDTEWSAARPGMLGLQTALSIVIDTMVETGLLDWAGVADRMALAPARIGGLPDVPVDASSSMDVGAAATLTLVDPATRWVVDPAGFASRSRNSPYRGMTLPAQVHATFRAGRPTVLDGKVV; this is encoded by the coding sequence ATGACACGCACACCCGAGGCCGCCGACCCGCGGGGCCACGACCTGCGGGGCCACGACCTGCGGGGCCACGGCACCTGGCTGCTGCGTGGCGTCCGGCCGCTCGGCGCCGAGCCCGCGGACCTGCTGCTGGCCGGCGGGCGGATCGCCGAGCGCGGCGCGCCCGGCACCCTCGACGCGGCCGGCGCCGACGTGGTCGACGCGGGTGGGCTCTACGCCCTGCCCGGCTTCGTCGACCTGCACACGCACCTGCGCGAGCCGGGCCGGGAGGACGCCGAGACGGTCGAGTCCGGCACCCGGGCCGCCGCGCTCGGCGGCTACACCACCGTGTTCGCCATGGCGAACACCGACCCGGTGGCCGACACGGCCGGCGTCGTCGAGCAGGTCTGGCGGCTGGGCCGGGACGCCGGGCACTGCGAGGTGCGCCCGGTCGGCGCCGTCACCGAGGGCCTCGCCGGCAGGCGCCTGGCCGAGCTCGGCGCGATGGCCACGTCGGCCGCGGCCGTGCGGGTGTTCTCCGACGACGGCCACTGCGTCGCCGACCCGCTGCTGATGCGCCGGGCCCTGGAGTACGTGAAGGCGTTCGACGGCGTGATCGCGCAGCACGCCGAGGAGCCCAGGCTCACCGAGGGCGCCCAGATGAACGAGGGCGCCTGCTCGGCCCGGCTGGGGATGATCGGCTGGCCCGCCGTGGCCGAGGAGGCGGTGATCGCCCGCGACGTGCTGCTGGCCGGCCATGTCGGCTCCCGCCTGCACATCTGCCACGTCTCGACGGCCGGCTCGGTGGAGATCATCCGGTGGGCGAAGTCGAAGGGCTGGCGGGTCAGCGCCGAGGTGACCCCGCACCACCTGCTGCTCACCGACGAGCTGGCCGCGTCCTACGACCCGGTCTACAAGGTCAACCCGCCGTTGCGCACCGCCGAGGACGTCGCCGCGCTGCGCGCCGGGCTCGCCGACGGCACCATCGACGCCGTCGCGACCGACCACGCCCCGCACGCGCCCCAGGACAAGGACACCGAGTGGTCCGCCGCCCGCCCAGGGATGCTCGGCCTGCAGACCGCGCTGTCCATCGTCATCGACACGATGGTCGAGACCGGGCTGCTCGACTGGGCCGGCGTCGCCGACCGGATGGCGCTCGCGCCGGCCCGCATCGGTGGGCTGCCCGACGTGCCGGTTGACGCGTCCAGTTCGATGGACGTCGGCGCCGCCGCGACGCTGACCCTCGTCGACCCGGCGACGCGCTGGGTTGTCGACCCCGCCGGGTTCGCCAGCCGCAGCCGGAACTCGCCCTACCGGGGGATGACGTTGCCAGCACAGGTGCACGCCACCTTCCGCGCCGGGCGGCCCACGGTGCTCGACGGGAAGGTCGTATGA
- a CDS encoding aspartate carbamoyltransferase catalytic subunit, whose protein sequence is MNRHLLSTANLSRDDALLILDTAEQMARLADRSVKKLPTLRGRTVVNLFFEDSTRTRTSFEVAAKRLSADVINFSAKGSSVSKGESLKDTAQTLEAMGADAVVIRHPASGAPHRLAGWVRGTVLNAGDGTHEHPTQALLDAFTMRRRLGRVDGLAVTIVGDVLHSRVARSNVWLLRTLGAKVTLVAPPTLLPHAVASWPVEVSYDLDAVLPASDVVMMLRVQRERMSDAFFPTEREYSRRYGLDADRAAKLPDHALVMHPGPMVRGMEIASDVADSVRSTVVEQVANGVSVRMACLYLLLGGADGPGDERSGDQRPRDQRPGDQEAPEHRPHEQREVSR, encoded by the coding sequence GTGAACCGCCACCTGCTGAGCACCGCCAACCTCAGCCGCGACGACGCGCTGCTCATCCTCGACACGGCCGAGCAGATGGCGCGCCTCGCCGACCGGTCGGTGAAGAAACTGCCGACCCTGCGCGGCCGGACCGTCGTCAACCTTTTCTTCGAGGACTCGACCCGCACCCGCACGTCGTTCGAGGTCGCGGCCAAGCGCCTGTCCGCCGACGTCATCAACTTCTCCGCCAAGGGCTCCAGCGTCTCCAAGGGCGAGAGCCTCAAGGACACCGCGCAGACCCTGGAGGCGATGGGCGCCGACGCGGTGGTCATCCGCCACCCCGCCTCCGGAGCGCCGCACCGGCTGGCCGGCTGGGTCCGCGGCACCGTGCTCAACGCCGGCGACGGCACCCACGAGCACCCGACCCAGGCGCTGCTGGACGCGTTCACGATGCGCCGGCGGCTCGGCCGGGTCGACGGGCTCGCGGTGACGATCGTCGGCGACGTCCTGCACTCGCGGGTGGCCCGGTCGAACGTCTGGCTGCTGCGCACGCTCGGCGCGAAGGTGACGCTGGTCGCCCCGCCGACGCTGCTGCCGCACGCGGTGGCGAGCTGGCCGGTCGAGGTGTCCTATGACCTGGACGCGGTGCTGCCGGCGTCGGACGTCGTGATGATGCTGCGGGTGCAGCGGGAACGGATGTCCGACGCTTTCTTCCCGACCGAGCGGGAGTACAGCCGTCGCTACGGCCTGGACGCCGACCGGGCGGCGAAGCTGCCCGACCACGCGCTCGTCATGCACCCGGGACCGATGGTGCGCGGCATGGAGATCGCCTCCGACGTGGCCGACTCGGTGCGCTCGACGGTCGTCGAGCAGGTGGCGAACGGCGTCAGCGTCCGGATGGCCTGCCTCTACCTGCTGCTGGGCGGCGCGGACGGCCCCGGCGACGAACGGTCCGGCGACCAGCGGCCCCGTGACCAGCGACCCGGTGACCAGGAAGCACCCGAGCACCGGCCACACGAGCAGCGGGAGGTCTCTCGATGA
- a CDS encoding PH-like domain-containing protein, whose product MKLADGRVLAAGGGSGLLGVRLLLVFGVLLLIVAVIGFLRQVWRRRATRDEEDLPELLSPPEDPGTVLAAPLRGAYLGTADAGHWLEWFSASGLGGKEGSYISVYESGVRVDRAGRSFWIPRDAVRGARFERAHVGKVAAPGRLLVIAWSLEGRELETGFRGEDRARQPKVMRSVHDLIGPPSAPSDGEITSPRPAVRSLRQLRPRRHHPAGVAAGPGAGPGPGAGAAVEGQPGGRGRSGHLAHAGRSIRPRRRERPRSLEQEIADRRGDDPYGTGPRAAARPGVDPYVTNPRNVPYGTGLGRPATGGTPQGPPASGRPRVAGPPSAPGRQPGTGQQPRAGQYPPAAGPRGGGAPPSDGYPSTGPRGGSQYPADRHPAAQPTAPRAYPAPVAPPAPPGAYGAGGPGQGHPGGQYPEQRPDARYRDSGQYPAARHPGPATDRRVDPYANTQHPPTGWRDPNAARPGASAPDDRYPPAPGDQHPWEPEAYGQRDPYADPYAAAGPGGTAPGEPYADPYGQYDAGRRRPRPEE is encoded by the coding sequence ATGAAGCTGGCCGACGGTCGCGTCCTCGCCGCGGGCGGGGGCTCGGGCCTCCTCGGGGTACGCCTGCTGCTCGTCTTCGGCGTGCTGCTGCTGATCGTCGCGGTGATCGGTTTCCTGCGGCAGGTGTGGCGGCGGCGGGCGACCCGGGACGAGGAGGACCTGCCCGAGCTGCTCTCGCCGCCCGAGGACCCGGGCACCGTCCTCGCCGCTCCCCTGCGCGGGGCGTACCTGGGGACCGCCGACGCGGGCCACTGGCTGGAGTGGTTCTCGGCCAGCGGTCTCGGCGGCAAAGAGGGCAGCTACATCAGCGTGTACGAGTCCGGGGTGCGGGTCGACCGCGCCGGCCGGTCGTTCTGGATTCCGCGGGACGCGGTCCGCGGCGCCCGGTTCGAGCGCGCCCACGTGGGCAAGGTGGCCGCGCCCGGCCGGCTGCTCGTGATCGCCTGGTCGCTGGAGGGCCGGGAGCTGGAGACCGGCTTCCGCGGTGAGGACCGGGCCCGCCAGCCGAAGGTGATGCGCTCGGTGCACGACCTGATCGGCCCGCCGTCGGCGCCGTCCGACGGCGAGATCACCTCGCCGCGCCCGGCCGTGCGCTCGCTGCGCCAGCTGCGGCCGCGTCGTCACCATCCGGCCGGCGTCGCCGCCGGCCCGGGAGCAGGACCCGGCCCCGGCGCGGGGGCCGCGGTCGAGGGCCAGCCGGGCGGCCGCGGCCGCAGCGGGCACCTGGCCCACGCCGGTCGCAGCATCCGGCCGCGCCGGCGGGAACGGCCGCGCTCGCTGGAGCAGGAGATCGCCGACCGGCGCGGCGACGACCCGTACGGCACCGGCCCGCGCGCCGCGGCCCGGCCCGGGGTGGACCCTTACGTGACCAACCCGCGCAACGTGCCGTACGGCACCGGACTCGGCCGGCCGGCCACCGGCGGCACGCCGCAGGGCCCGCCGGCGTCCGGCCGTCCCCGCGTCGCCGGGCCGCCGTCGGCCCCCGGCCGGCAGCCGGGGACCGGGCAGCAGCCGCGCGCCGGCCAGTACCCGCCCGCCGCCGGTCCGCGCGGCGGCGGCGCGCCGCCGTCCGATGGCTACCCGTCGACCGGCCCGCGCGGGGGCAGCCAGTACCCCGCCGACCGGCACCCGGCCGCGCAGCCGACGGCACCGCGGGCCTATCCCGCGCCGGTGGCGCCTCCCGCGCCGCCGGGCGCCTACGGCGCGGGAGGGCCCGGCCAGGGCCATCCCGGCGGCCAGTACCCCGAGCAGCGGCCGGATGCCCGGTATCGCGACTCGGGCCAGTACCCGGCCGCCCGGCACCCGGGCCCGGCTACCGACCGGCGGGTGGACCCGTACGCGAACACCCAGCACCCGCCGACGGGCTGGCGCGACCCGAACGCGGCCAGGCCGGGTGCCTCGGCCCCGGACGACCGATACCCGCCGGCTCCGGGTGACCAGCACCCGTGGGAGCCGGAGGCATATGGGCAGCGGGACCCGTACGCCGACCCCTACGCGGCGGCTGGGCCGGGCGGAACGGCCCCCGGCGAGCCTTACGCGGACCCGTACGGGCAGTACGACGCTGGGCGGCGGCGCCCGCGTCCCGAGGAGTGA
- the pyrR gene encoding bifunctional pyr operon transcriptional regulator/uracil phosphoribosyltransferase PyrR, translating to MADAARRNYGFPKNPEAGSPENSPTDPRARIPGDAGERRSGADGTAAPGGATPAGTEPGSDATSRTVLAEADIARIVSRMAHQILEKTSGGADVVLLGIQTRGVPLAQRLAGRIRDVEGATVPTGSLDPTMYRDDLRLKAVRPLRVTDIPDGGIDGRVVILVDDVLYSGRTVRAALDALAEYGRPRAVQLAVLVDRGHRELPIRADYVGKNMPTSRRETVAVRLAETDGTDAVLILGAKP from the coding sequence GTGGCTGACGCTGCTCGCCGTAACTACGGCTTCCCGAAAAACCCAGAGGCTGGCTCGCCAGAGAACTCCCCGACCGACCCGCGGGCGCGGATCCCCGGGGATGCCGGCGAGCGGCGCTCTGGCGCCGACGGCACCGCCGCGCCCGGTGGCGCCACGCCCGCTGGCACGGAGCCCGGCTCCGACGCGACAAGCCGCACCGTGCTCGCCGAGGCCGACATCGCCAGGATCGTCAGCCGGATGGCGCACCAGATTCTCGAGAAGACCTCCGGCGGTGCCGACGTCGTGCTGCTCGGCATCCAGACCCGCGGGGTGCCGCTCGCCCAGCGCCTGGCCGGCCGAATCCGCGACGTCGAGGGCGCGACCGTTCCCACCGGTTCGCTGGACCCGACGATGTACCGCGACGACCTGCGGCTGAAGGCGGTCCGCCCGCTGCGGGTGACCGACATCCCCGACGGCGGCATCGACGGCCGCGTCGTCATTCTCGTCGACGACGTCCTGTACTCCGGACGCACCGTGCGGGCCGCGCTCGACGCGCTCGCCGAATACGGCCGCCCGCGCGCGGTACAGCTCGCCGTCCTGGTCGACCGCGGCCACCGGGAACTGCCGATCCGCGCCGACTACGTCGGCAAGAACATGCCGACCTCGCGGCGGGAGACGGTGGCTGTCCGGCTCGCCGAGACCGACGGCACGGACGCGGTGCTGATCCTGGGAGCGAAGCCGTGA
- the bldD gene encoding transcriptional regulator BldD, translated as MSDYAKALGARLRAIRTQQGLSLHGVEEKSHGRWKAVVVGSYERGDRAVTVQRLSELAEFYGVPVGELLPEGSTVAPLEQSPRIVLDLERLSQVPKEQGGPLARYAATIQSQRGDYNGRVLSIRYEDLRSLAVIYDTSPSKLTEQLVSWGVLSPEAGQEATPSDV; from the coding sequence ATGTCCGACTATGCGAAGGCGCTCGGTGCTCGGCTGCGGGCAATACGCACCCAGCAGGGGCTCTCGCTGCATGGCGTGGAGGAGAAGTCGCACGGTCGGTGGAAGGCCGTCGTCGTGGGCTCCTACGAACGTGGGGACCGCGCCGTCACCGTTCAGCGCCTGTCCGAGCTCGCCGAGTTCTACGGCGTGCCGGTGGGAGAGCTCCTTCCCGAGGGCTCGACCGTCGCTCCGCTGGAGCAGTCTCCCCGCATCGTCCTTGACCTCGAGCGGCTCTCGCAGGTCCCCAAGGAGCAGGGCGGCCCGCTCGCCCGGTACGCGGCCACGATCCAGAGCCAGCGCGGCGACTACAACGGCCGTGTCCTGTCGATCCGCTACGAGGACCTGCGGTCTCTCGCGGTGATCTACGACACCTCCCCGAGCAAGCTGACCGAGCAGCTCGTCTCCTGGGGCGTGCTGTCCCCGGAGGCCGGCCAGGAGGCCACCCCCTCCGACGTCTAA
- the pyrF gene encoding orotidine-5'-phosphate decarboxylase gives MGVGVDGDLRTGRAPVAVPLDTSDAATALRWARAVAPHVAVLKVGMELFYREGPAVVAALRAEGLLADPGEPGSADAPGLFLDLKLHDIPVTVAGAIRSVARLRPQFVTVHAAGGPAMLRAAVEAANEAAAEAGTTPLSVAGVTVLTSLSEADLTTVGLAGPALDAARRLARLAVEAGATALVASPWEAEKLREEVGNNVTLITPGVRPAGGERADQVRVATPEEALAAGADLVVMGRPITGAADPGAVAAALAATLGQLR, from the coding sequence ATGGGCGTCGGGGTGGATGGGGACCTGCGGACCGGGCGGGCGCCGGTGGCGGTCCCCCTGGACACGTCGGACGCGGCGACGGCGCTGCGCTGGGCGCGGGCCGTGGCGCCGCACGTGGCCGTTCTCAAGGTCGGGATGGAGCTCTTCTACCGGGAGGGCCCCGCGGTCGTGGCCGCGCTGCGCGCCGAGGGCCTGCTCGCCGACCCTGGGGAGCCGGGGTCGGCGGACGCGCCAGGGCTGTTTCTTGATCTCAAGCTGCACGACATCCCGGTGACCGTCGCGGGTGCCATCCGGTCGGTCGCCCGGCTGCGGCCCCAGTTCGTCACCGTGCACGCCGCGGGCGGGCCCGCGATGCTGCGCGCCGCCGTCGAGGCCGCGAACGAGGCGGCCGCCGAGGCCGGAACCACGCCCCTCTCCGTCGCCGGGGTGACCGTCCTGACCTCTCTGAGCGAGGCGGATCTCACCACCGTGGGGCTCGCCGGGCCGGCTCTCGACGCCGCGAGAAGGCTCGCCCGACTGGCCGTCGAGGCTGGTGCCACTGCGCTGGTGGCGAGCCCCTGGGAGGCTGAAAAGCTTCGCGAAGAGGTCGGAAACAATGTGACTCTCATCACTCCAGGAGTGCGCCCGGCGGGCGGTGAACGGGCCGACCAGGTGCGTGTCGCAACTCCGGAGGAAGCCCTCGCGGCCGGGGCCGACCTGGTCGTGATGGGCCGCCCGATCACGGGAGCGGCCGACCCGGGAGCCGTCGCCGCCGCCCTCGCGGCGACCCTCGGCCAGCTGCGTTAG